In one Pseudodesulfovibrio tunisiensis genomic region, the following are encoded:
- a CDS encoding YciI family protein — translation MMFVVILEYTDSLERIDALLDEHVAYLREQYAAGMFLASGRQEPRVGGVILAAAESREALDKVLARDPFQRENVAKYQVVEFHPGMTAQGVEQLWEV, via the coding sequence ATGATGTTTGTTGTCATTCTGGAATACACGGACTCGCTGGAACGGATAGATGCCTTGCTGGATGAACATGTGGCCTATTTGCGGGAACAGTATGCCGCAGGCATGTTTCTGGCTTCCGGTCGTCAGGAGCCGCGTGTGGGCGGCGTGATTCTGGCTGCTGCGGAAAGTCGCGAGGCTTTGGACAAGGTGCTGGCTCGCGATCCCTTTCAGCGTGAGAACGTGGCAAAGTATCAGGTCGTGGAGTTTCATCCCGGCATGACCGCTCAGGGGGTGGAGCAACTGTGGGAGGTTTGA
- a CDS encoding ABC transporter substrate-binding protein, translated as MHQTRLFVFLVLFLAAMLAEAVCAPSAHSASPKTVLVIHSYHPEYEWVREYSGPLYSELLKQAQVESFYLDSKRLSPKNQFKQIEAAWQTFRDISPSLVVLCDDNALKSLGNRIGEAGTPIVYLGINGNPRNYLNDIHYATGALERPLFKRSIIFLQEILGDRLKRLLILFDNSTTSWALVEEAFNDRTFMGLSPVAVDLRFIEEWHEWRRTVFEAKEDDYDAAIVALYHTIKDAAGNHVPEDMVLDWTGEHSPIPLFAYWDFAIGQDKTLGGLVQTGHIQGETAGDMARQILKGTPISSIPPRIPEQGRFVFSRSGLKKWEITLPESIAERATFVD; from the coding sequence ATGCATCAGACAAGGCTCTTCGTTTTCCTCGTCCTTTTTCTGGCTGCAATGCTGGCCGAAGCAGTCTGTGCGCCCTCGGCGCACAGCGCGTCCCCCAAGACCGTGCTCGTGATACACAGCTACCACCCGGAGTACGAATGGGTCCGGGAATACAGCGGCCCCTTGTACAGCGAACTGCTCAAGCAGGCTCAGGTCGAATCCTTTTATCTGGATTCCAAACGACTCAGTCCCAAAAATCAATTCAAACAGATCGAAGCCGCCTGGCAAACCTTCCGGGACATCTCTCCGTCACTGGTCGTGCTCTGCGACGACAATGCGCTCAAAAGTCTGGGCAACCGCATAGGCGAAGCAGGCACCCCCATCGTCTATCTGGGAATCAACGGCAACCCGCGGAACTATCTCAATGACATCCACTACGCCACGGGCGCACTGGAGCGTCCCCTGTTCAAACGGTCCATCATCTTCCTTCAGGAGATACTCGGGGATCGACTGAAACGTCTGCTCATTCTTTTCGATAACAGCACGACATCTTGGGCATTGGTGGAAGAAGCCTTCAACGACAGGACATTCATGGGGCTGTCGCCGGTCGCGGTGGATTTGCGATTCATCGAGGAATGGCATGAATGGAGAAGGACGGTCTTCGAGGCAAAAGAAGATGACTACGACGCGGCGATAGTCGCCCTGTACCATACGATCAAGGACGCTGCCGGGAATCATGTTCCGGAAGACATGGTTCTCGACTGGACCGGCGAACACTCGCCGATCCCGCTGTTCGCCTATTGGGACTTCGCGATCGGACAGGACAAGACCTTGGGAGGGCTGGTGCAAACCGGCCACATTCAGGGCGAAACAGCCGGAGACATGGCAAGGCAGATTCTGAAAGGAACGCCAATTTCAAGCATTCCGCCACGCATTCCGGAACAGGGGCGTTTCGTCTTCAGCCGATCCGGACTGAAGAAATGGGAAATCACCCTGCCGGAATCCATTGCGGAACGCGCGACGTTCGTGGATTGA
- a CDS encoding metal-dependent hydrolase: MPGYKGHLAGGLAFFVMGFVGALLLGWAMRDPLVWAGIAGFCLMGALFPDVDTDSKGQNLFYLVFAAVDLGLILHKDYMWAAWLGFFAMLPAIGSHRGWTHTWWAMLLVPVPIMAVPAAVLGLPEAKAFLPFYAAFVVGYFSHLLLDGEFR; encoded by the coding sequence ATGCCGGGATACAAGGGACATCTGGCCGGAGGGCTGGCTTTTTTCGTGATGGGATTCGTGGGGGCGCTGCTGCTCGGCTGGGCCATGCGCGATCCGCTCGTGTGGGCCGGGATTGCCGGATTCTGCCTGATGGGAGCGCTTTTCCCGGATGTGGACACGGATTCCAAGGGCCAGAATCTGTTTTATCTCGTGTTCGCGGCTGTCGATCTCGGACTGATTCTGCACAAGGATTACATGTGGGCAGCCTGGCTCGGTTTTTTCGCCATGCTTCCGGCCATCGGTTCGCATCGCGGCTGGACGCACACCTGGTGGGCCATGCTGCTTGTCCCCGTCCCTATCATGGCTGTTCCCGCAGCGGTTCTCGGTTTGCCCGAGGCCAAGGCGTTTCTTCCGTTCTATGCTGCTTTCGTGGTGGGATACTTTTCCCATCTGCTGCTGGATGGGGAATTCCGCTAG
- a CDS encoding glycosyltransferase yields the protein MPGKRICFFNTNKAWGGGEKWAHDFSLLARDNGYAVHAVAHAKGDLAQRLAQAENIRLHLTDAGNLSFLNPLKILELGHFFRDNRIETVIFALPRDLKSGGIAARLAGVPNIIYRRGIALPIRNTALNRFLFGRILTRFLCNSEETRRLALQRNPNLIAPERTSVIYNGFDLDSYDAADATPLRPAREGVVTIGNAARLTAQKGQKLLIDCAAQLKQRGHSFRMLIAGSGELEQELKAHAREKNVTDCVEFLGFVDNMRAFHESVDIFALTSLWEGFGYVLVEAMAAQKPVVAFAVSSNPEVVSDGSTGLLAKVGEVQDMTDKLEALIASPELRRKMGKAGRESVVRRFTLDKAFAALEPLL from the coding sequence ATGCCCGGCAAGCGCATCTGTTTCTTCAATACGAACAAGGCCTGGGGCGGCGGGGAAAAATGGGCCCACGACTTTTCCCTGCTGGCCCGGGACAACGGCTATGCGGTTCACGCCGTGGCCCATGCCAAAGGCGACCTTGCCCAACGCCTCGCACAGGCCGAAAACATCCGGCTTCATCTCACGGACGCTGGCAATCTCAGCTTTCTGAATCCGCTCAAGATTCTTGAACTCGGGCACTTCTTCAGGGACAACCGCATCGAAACCGTGATCTTCGCCCTGCCCCGCGACCTCAAGTCCGGCGGCATCGCAGCCAGGCTGGCAGGTGTGCCCAACATCATCTATCGACGTGGCATCGCCCTGCCGATCCGCAACACGGCGCTCAACCGCTTCCTGTTCGGCAGGATACTGACCCGCTTTCTCTGCAATTCCGAGGAAACCAGACGGCTCGCCCTGCAACGGAATCCGAATCTCATTGCCCCGGAGCGCACTTCCGTCATCTACAACGGATTCGATCTGGATTCCTATGACGCAGCGGATGCGACTCCGCTTCGTCCGGCCCGGGAAGGAGTCGTGACCATCGGCAATGCAGCCCGACTCACGGCCCAGAAGGGACAGAAACTGCTCATCGACTGCGCAGCCCAGCTCAAGCAACGCGGCCATTCATTCCGCATGCTCATTGCCGGTTCCGGCGAACTTGAACAGGAACTGAAAGCGCATGCCCGGGAAAAGAACGTAACCGATTGCGTTGAATTTCTCGGCTTTGTCGACAACATGCGTGCCTTCCACGAATCCGTGGACATTTTTGCCCTGACTTCGCTCTGGGAAGGATTCGGCTATGTGCTCGTGGAGGCCATGGCAGCGCAGAAGCCCGTGGTCGCCTTTGCCGTCAGCTCCAATCCCGAGGTTGTCTCGGACGGAAGCACGGGGCTTCTTGCCAAAGTCGGCGAGGTTCAGGACATGACGGACAAACTCGAAGCGCTCATAGCCAGCCCGGAACTGCGACGCAAAATGGGCAAGGCGGGTCGGGAAAGCGTTGTTCGCAGGTTCACTCTGGACAAGGCGTTCGCAGCTCTCGAACCTCTGCTCTAG
- the sucD gene encoding succinate--CoA ligase subunit alpha gives MLLNEHKSKTLFEESGIPVPCGKVVFPGEQDDFGSPFPLPWFAKVQVLTGGRGKVGGIRRIESAEEFPAAAQELFDLRIKGHSVPFVRVEPAVNIQREFYLSMTVSRPSRTILFTLGRSGGMDIESMGERNLLVQKISVTAGLQPHHVRAAFFHARLEKGHFKAFHDLVEKLFRTTLDTGLLLAEINPLVLCADNTFLALDGKIEIDDNVVDLNPELERFHQPEHATPEENTARNAGLSFVSLPGWVGLMVNGAGLAMATMDLLNFSGLPASNFLDLGGAADHKRMAAALDLLFGDTRVKAAFINMFGGILSCADVARALLNALGNGAPPKPIVVRMAGKDAEAGIALLRDNHVQGLHLAGDMSEAISILATLKPADAPIIEFPIPDSPCPASRPAPTGYTCDATFDIDRNTPILVQGLTGREGKLHSALMREYGANIVAGVTPFKGGQSVQGIPVYNSVAEACRRHEIGASIIFVPPKLAADAVLEAASNNIPWAVCITEGIPQHDMLRVFEQIRKSRTRVVGPNTPGILVPDQTKIGILPTMPFSPGPVAILSRSGTLSYEVADRLTRSGIGQSLCVGIGGDPFIGMNFADMFDMLRNHEKTRAVVVLGEIGGRAEENLADYAIKTGFDKPVISFIAGRTAPPGRRLGHAGAILESGGGIDAKLSAMRDAGFFVCPSLEAVAEFTAQTLK, from the coding sequence ATGCTGCTGAACGAGCACAAGAGCAAGACCCTGTTTGAGGAGTCCGGCATCCCGGTACCCTGCGGCAAGGTGGTTTTCCCGGGCGAACAGGACGATTTCGGCTCCCCGTTCCCGCTCCCATGGTTTGCCAAGGTTCAGGTGCTGACTGGCGGCAGAGGCAAAGTCGGCGGCATTCGACGCATCGAATCGGCCGAGGAATTTCCCGCAGCAGCACAGGAACTGTTCGATCTGCGGATAAAGGGGCATTCGGTTCCCTTTGTCCGCGTGGAACCCGCCGTGAATATCCAGCGGGAATTCTACCTGTCCATGACCGTTTCCCGCCCGTCCAGAACCATTCTTTTCACATTGGGCCGATCCGGGGGAATGGATATCGAATCCATGGGCGAACGCAACCTGCTCGTGCAGAAGATTTCCGTGACAGCCGGATTGCAACCGCATCATGTTCGTGCCGCCTTTTTCCATGCACGCCTTGAAAAAGGACATTTCAAGGCCTTTCACGATCTGGTGGAAAAACTGTTCCGCACCACGCTGGACACCGGCCTGCTCCTTGCGGAGATAAATCCGCTTGTCCTCTGCGCGGACAACACGTTCCTTGCTCTGGATGGCAAAATCGAAATCGACGACAACGTGGTGGACCTGAATCCCGAACTGGAAAGATTTCATCAGCCGGAACACGCCACGCCAGAGGAAAACACCGCCCGAAACGCAGGTCTTTCCTTTGTTTCCCTTCCCGGCTGGGTCGGCCTGATGGTCAACGGAGCCGGGCTGGCCATGGCCACCATGGACCTGCTCAACTTTTCCGGTCTCCCGGCCAGCAACTTTCTCGATCTGGGCGGTGCAGCGGATCACAAACGCATGGCCGCAGCACTGGATCTGCTGTTTGGCGATACTCGGGTCAAAGCCGCATTCATCAACATGTTCGGCGGAATCCTGTCCTGCGCGGACGTGGCTCGCGCCCTGCTCAACGCTCTGGGCAATGGCGCGCCCCCCAAACCCATCGTGGTCAGAATGGCGGGAAAGGATGCCGAAGCAGGCATTGCCCTGCTCAGGGACAACCATGTCCAGGGCCTGCATCTGGCCGGGGACATGAGCGAAGCCATTTCCATACTCGCCACGCTCAAACCTGCGGACGCCCCGATCATTGAATTCCCGATTCCCGATTCCCCGTGCCCGGCTTCCCGTCCTGCGCCCACAGGCTACACCTGTGACGCAACGTTCGACATTGACCGCAACACCCCGATCCTGGTGCAGGGTCTCACCGGCCGTGAAGGCAAGCTGCATTCCGCACTGATGCGCGAATACGGAGCCAACATCGTGGCCGGAGTCACTCCATTCAAGGGCGGACAATCCGTACAGGGAATTCCCGTCTACAATTCCGTGGCCGAGGCCTGCCGCCGCCACGAAATCGGCGCCAGCATCATTTTCGTTCCCCCGAAACTGGCGGCAGACGCAGTGCTCGAAGCCGCCTCGAACAACATCCCGTGGGCCGTATGCATAACCGAAGGCATTCCCCAGCACGACATGCTGCGGGTCTTTGAACAGATCAGAAAAAGCCGCACACGTGTGGTCGGGCCCAACACCCCGGGCATACTCGTTCCAGATCAGACAAAGATCGGCATTCTACCCACCATGCCCTTCAGCCCCGGCCCGGTGGCCATCCTGTCACGCAGTGGCACTCTGAGCTATGAAGTGGCGGACAGGCTGACGCGATCCGGCATTGGCCAGTCCCTGTGCGTGGGCATCGGAGGCGATCCGTTCATCGGCATGAACTTTGCGGACATGTTCGACATGCTGCGCAACCACGAAAAGACCCGCGCCGTGGTGGTGCTCGGGGAAATCGGAGGTCGGGCAGAAGAGAATCTGGCGGACTACGCGATCAAAACGGGCTTTGACAAACCCGTGATATCCTTTATAGCAGGACGCACCGCGCCTCCGGGACGACGGCTCGGCCATGCCGGAGCCATTCTGGAAAGCGGGGGCGGTATCGACGCCAAGCTCTCGGCCATGCGCGATGCCGGCTTTTTCGTCTGCCCCAGTCTCGAGGCCGTGGCCGAATTCACAGCGCAAACTCTCAAGTAG